The following proteins come from a genomic window of Maniola jurtina chromosome 15, ilManJurt1.1, whole genome shotgun sequence:
- the LOC123872274 gene encoding tRNA (uracil-5-)-methyltransferase homolog A: MMSEQTEPVSEIGTEMLKNQENTNVSEEYAYLDRGGFSSEKFKIELRGLPKFYGIAELKKLMNNKLGLNTSKIKRPKNGSHWLYACFQNDEERTKAIAALNGYSWKGKTLIAEEAKPAPDPIVRKRKQDEEGPLHKKKKEDENKSQEERLKEAVTPYWNMPYDQQIKLKEKEVKNLLMKFDNEVWKIHKEKRNEIESNRKIHNGLSFELKPIQKSPVTESYRNKCEFTVGIDEESQKPTVGFRLGSYVTGTTGVAPVGSLKHISEKMKKAVLLFQEFVRQSNMSPFSPADYSGYWRYLTVRESKHSGDLMLIIAMHPQNLTAEELEELKKKLIDYFSSEESVACNIKSLYFELLTKRRVGEDGSKPSHLMGSTHIIDTILGRQFRISPEAFFQINTAGADILYQSAIDMSQVRSSTTVVDICCGTGTIGLCFAKHCDKVLGLELVAEAVKDAKANAELNNIDNCEFFTGKAEDVLPSVLARVTSDDVIAIVDPPRAGLHMRAITQLRNTRKVKRLVYISCSPASAIKNFVDLSRPSSKTLRGAPFVPVTAVPVDMFPYTKHVELAILFEREQSNEKVSEAQEEQITEDTNGADEEQAAEEIASSKEESIENNDLSTNDDVQT; the protein is encoded by the exons ATGATGTCAGAACAAACAGAACCAGTGTCTGAGATTGGAACAGAAATGTTGAAAAACCAGGAAAATACTAATGTTAGCGAAGAGTATGCTTATTTGGACCGCGGTGGATTCTCTTCAGAGAAGTTCAAAATTGAACTTCGAGGATTACCCAAGTTTTATGGGATAgca gaACTGAAAAAACTCATGAATAATAAACTTGGGTTGAacacaagtaaaataaaaagaccTAAGAATGGAAGTCACTGGTTGTATGCATGTTTTCAAAACGATGAAGAGCGAACTAAAGCCATTGCAGCACTGAATGGATACTCTTGGAAAG GGAAAACATTAATAGCTGAAGAAGCAAAACCAGCACCTGACCCAATCGTCAGAAAGAGAAAGCAGGATGAAGAAGGGCCACTGCACAAGAAGAAGAAGGAAGATGAGAACAAGAGCCAAGAAGAGAGGTTGAAAGAGGCAGTTACACCATACTGGAATATGCCATATGACCAACAG ATTAAGCTAAAGGAAAAAGAAGTAAAGAATCTGCTCATGAAATTTGACAATGAAGTGTGGAAAATCCATAAAGAGAAAAGAAATGAAATTGAATCCAACCGCAAAATACATAATGGCTTAAGTTTTGAGTTAAAACCCATTCAGAAGTCCCCAGTAACTGAGAGTTACAGGAATAAGTGTGAGTTCACTGTTGGTATTGACGAGGAGTCACAGAAGCCCACAGTTGGGTTCAGGTTGGGAAGCTATGTTACTGGGACTACGGGCGTTGCGCCAGTTGGTAGCTTGAAACATATCTCTGAGAAAATGAAAAAGGCTGTTTTG CTATTCCAAGAGTTTGTCCGTCAATCGAACATGTCGCCGTTCTCGCCGGCGGACTATTCGGGCTATTGGCGATATCTCACTGTGCGAGAGTCCAAGCACTCTGGTGACCTCATGCTGATCATTGCTATGCATCCACAG AATCTAACAGCAGAGGAATTGGAAGAACTCAAGAAAAAGCTGATAGACTATTTTAGTAGTGAAGAGTCAGTAGCCTGCAACATCAAATCCTTGTACTTTGAGCTTCTCACTAAAAG GCGAGTTGGTGAGGACGGGTCAAAGCCTTCCCATTTGATGGGATCAACTCATATCATAGACACGATATTGGGACGACAGTTCAGGATATCACCTGAGGCTTTCTTTCAG ATAAACACAGCCGGCGCCGACATTCTGTACCAGAGCGCGATAGACATGAGCCAGGTTCGAAGCAGTACCACAGTCGTGGACATTTGCTGCGGCACCGGCACTATTGGACTGTGTTTCGCTAAG CATTGCGACAAAGTGCTCGGCTTGGAGCTGGTCGCGGAGGCCGTCAAGGACGCGAAGGCGAATGCGGAACTAAACAACATAGATAACTGCGAATTCTTCACGGGGAAGGCGGAGGACGTGCTGCCGTCAGTGTTGGCGCGCGTCACGAGCGATGACGTCATCGCTATCGTGGACCCGCCCAGAGCTGGACTGC ACATGCGTGCAATCACTCAACTCCGCAACACAAGGAAAGTGAAACGCCTGGTATACATATCGTGCAGCCCGGCGTCTGCCATCAAGAATTTCGTGGACCTTTCGCGGCCTTCCTCCAAGACGCTAAGAGGCGCGCCGTTCGTTCCCGTCACAGCGGTCCCTGTTGATATGTTCCCATACACTAAGCACGTTGAACTGGCCATACTGTTCGAAAGAGAG CAATCCAATGAAAAAGTCAGTGAGGCCCAAGAAGAACAAATAACAGAAGACACCAATGGCGCCGATGAAGAACAAGCAGCAGAAGAAATTGCTTCAAGTAAAGAGGAATCAATAGAAAATAATGATTTAAGTACAAATGATGATGTACagacttaa
- the LOC123872275 gene encoding tyramine beta-hydroxylase yields the protein MKLKCIVTIFFTLIYYHYSFKIDTKSDQLAGSESVLDPKGEITLKWRVDYSARKIRFCLEFSKEAPSINWFALGFSDRGDLENSDVCLVWSDYTGQDHFEDMHADDNGRLIRDIHQNCEGFYVDLKSRSVVFERDFDTCDDDDYLIEDGTVHVIWARGIDKLFSSKGLCISCTAPHDHGFIRVRLLTPPSSPQQPGRKLRITNNKLKVPGGDTTYWCKVVKLPDYVTEKEHHIIKFESTITKGNEGLVHHMEVFYCDADPNKEIPLYEGSCFSDARPESTKLCSKVKAAWAMGAPPFSYPPEAGLPLGGPGANKYVMLEVHYNNPELRNDWVDSSGIMVHITANKRKYDAAIMELGLEYTDKMAIPGGQAAFPLTGYCIPQCTGVGLPEEGIIVFGSQLHTHLTGAAVWTRHVRRGVELPMLNRDVHYSTHFQEIRILHRPVKVLPGDYLETTCIYNTKDKTNATIGGHAITDEMCVNYMHYYPATELEVCKSAISNAALEDYFKFEKRWDNISIDFAAPPRANYLAIAPWTPLRAKALHMLYTESPISMQCNKSDGNRFQGDWEGISVPKIKLPLLEKPRMCPDTYTPIRN from the exons ATGAAGCTAAAGTGCATTGTAActatattttttacgttaattTATTACCACTATTCCTTTAAAATAGACACCAAATCGG ATCAGTTAGCGGGAAGTGAATCGGTGCTAGATCCTAAAGGAGAAATCACATTAAAATGGAGGGTGGACTACAGTGCTCGTAAGATCCGATTTTGTCTGGAATTCTCCAAGGAGGCGCCTTCTATAAATTGGTTCGCGCTTGGGTTCTCTGATCGAGGCGACTTAGAGAACTCTGATGTATGTTTGGTTTGGAGTGACTATACAGGGCAAGATCATTTTGAg gaTATGCATGCAGACGACAATGGAAGACTTATAAGAGACATTCACCAAAACTGCGAAGGCTTTTACGTGGATTTAAAGAGTAGGAGTGTTGTCTTCGAGCGAGATTTTGATACTTGCGACGATGACGACTATTTGATTGAG GACGGCACAGTCCACGTCATCTGGGCTCGCGGTATCGACAAGCTGTTCTCTTCCAAAGGTCTATGCATATCATGCACCGCTCCCCACGATCACGGCTTCATCCGAGTTCGTTTGCTCACTCCGCCGTCTTCGCCGCAGCAACCGGGCCGAAAGTTGCGCATTACCAACAATAAGCTGAAAGTGCCTGGAGGTGATACCACGTACTGGTGCAAGGTTGTAAAACTACCGGATTATGTCACTGAGAAAGAGCATCATATTATAAAG ttcgAGTCGACCATAACCAAAGGTAACGAGGGTTTGGTGCATCATATGGAGGTGTTCTACTGCGATGCAGACCCTAACAAGGAGATCCCGTTGTACGAAGGAAGCTGCTTCTCTGATGCACGACCGGAATCTACGAAATTGTGCTCAAAA GTAAAGGCGGCATGGGCTATGGGCGCACCACCATTTTCATATCCGCCTGAAGCCGGTTTGCCGCTGGGCGGGCCCGGGGCGAACAAATACGTCATGCTTGAAGTGCATTACAACAACCCCGAGTTGCGCAATG ATTGGGTAGACAGTTCTGGCATAATGGTGCACATAACAGCCAACAAGCGTAAATACGACGCGGCCATCATGGAGCTGGGGCTGGAGTACACGGACAAGATGGCCATCCCTGGCGGCCAGGCAGCCTTCCCGCTCACCGGCTACTGCATCCCACAGTGCACCGGAGTG GGTCTTCCGGAAGAAGGTATCATAGTGTTCGGTAGCCAGCTGCACACGCACTTGACGGGCGCGGCGGTGTGGACGCGCCACGTGCGGCGCGGCGTGGAGCTGCCCATGCTTAACAGGGATGTGCACTACTCCACGCACTTCCAAGAGATCAGGATCTTGCATCGCCCTGTCAAAGTCTTGCCG GGTGATTATTTAGAGACAACCTGCATTTACAATACCAAAGACAAAACAAACGCAACGATTGGCGGACACGCGATCACGGACGAGATGTGCGTCAACTACATGCACTACTACCCCGCTACTGAGCTAGAAGTGTGTAAGAGCGCCATATCTAACGCCGCTCTCGAGGATTACTTCAAGTTTGAGAAACG TTGGGACAACATATCGATAGACTTCGCTGCGCCGCCGCGAGCTAACTACCTGGCGATCGCGCCGTGGACTCCGCTGCGAGCCAAAGCCTTGCACATGCTCTACACTGAGTCGCCCATCTCCATGCAGTGCAACAAGTCTGATGGAAACCGATTTCAG GGCGATTGGGAAGGGATCAGTGTGCCGAAGATAAAGCTTCCACTGCTTGAAAAACCACGAATGTGTCCAGATACTTATACTCCtattagaaattaa
- the LOC123872297 gene encoding cold shock domain-containing protein CG9705, translating into MSSDNGFNNDDSPNKTLAHLQLPSPIITRRNRTASTSERALQNPVEHGKIKSFCREKGHGFVTPRNGGEDIFLHISDIEGEFVPLPGDEVTYRLCPIPPKFEKYQAVHVKIIQLIQEKHLKWNEPPL; encoded by the exons ATGTCAAGCGACAATGGTTTTAACAACGATGACTCTCCAAACAAAACACTCGCTCATCTTCAATTGCCTAGCCCAATCATCACACGGAGGAACCGGACCGCGTCTAC GTCTGAGAGAGCTCTCCAAAATCCAGTGGAGCACGGCAAAATAAAGTCATTCTGTCGTGAGAAGGGCCATGGATTTGTAACACCCAGAAACGGTGGTGAAGATATATTTCTACACATTTCTGA caTTGAAGGCGAATTTGTACCATTGCCAGGCGACGAGGTTACCTATAGGCTATGTCCAATACCACCCAAGTTTGAGAAGTACCAAGCAGTACACGTCAAAATCATCCAACTGATTCAAGAAAAACACTTAAAATGGAATGAACCTCCACTGTAA